The Pogona vitticeps strain Pit_001003342236 chromosome 3, PviZW2.1, whole genome shotgun sequence genome includes a window with the following:
- the LOC140705562 gene encoding C-type lectin domain family 2 member B: MASKILQIHCNKGEAVKLMDTILKKKKKKKKKMKMMKKKKFICIVLTLIVILPLVLGLVVWQKAKTSPGPSPRSPPPSPSCPSGWSEFKEKCFFTSEAEGGWDRGRQNCTSFNATLATIETREEEDFLKSRNYTDHWIGLWRENDTQPWRRPNGSEFTSSWLLIGGTGECAFWNGVNFTSTRCRAERPWICSKPRSTA, from the exons ATGGCTTCCAAGATCTTGCAAATCCATTGCAACAAAGGCGAAGCAGTGAAG CTGATGGATACAatcctgaagaagaagaagaagaagaagaagaagatgaagatgatgaaaaagaagaagTTTATTTGTATAGTTCTTACTCTCATCGTTATTCTCCCTCTTGTCTTGG GTTTAGTTGTGTGGCAAAAGGCCAAGACCTCTCCAGGTCCCTCTCCACGTTCCCCACCACCTTCTCCATCTTGTCCTTCTGGATGGTCTGAGTTCAAAGAAAAATGCTTCTTTACCTCCGAAGCGGAAGGAGGATGGGATCGTGGCCGACAGAATTGCACTTCCTTCAACGCCACCCTGGCCACGATTGAGACTCGGGAAGAAGAG gatTTTCTCAAGAGCAGGAATTATACGGATCATTGGATTGGCCTCTGGAGGGAGAATGACACCCAACCTTGGAGAAGGCCGAATGGCTCGGAATTCACCAGCAGCTG gcttctcataggaggcacaggAGAATGCGCCTTCTGGAATGGTGTCAATTTTACGTCGACCCGGTGTCGCGCAGAACGGCCCTGGATATGTAGTAAACCACGGAGCACGGCCTAA